A genome region from Deltaproteobacteria bacterium includes the following:
- a CDS encoding AMP-binding protein has translation MPRNALHNAGGWLRWRASATGTRPAVRDEARALSYAELEARAARCAGWLRARGVGPGDRVAILMSNRSPFLEAVFAAARLGAIALPLNTRAAPPELRELLDDAEPAVLLHDVELEALAQRACAQAERPPERLATGSAPDAYEAALAASEPVLDVVPVSPEDPMILMYTSGTTGVPKGALLPHRKTLFNSLNAQLFFDLSGRDRVLVVVPLFHSFGLQILSIPALYAGASLVLQRHFDAAALWDAAETERITFFGGVPTMFGELQSAFDARPGRDLSALRFAFTAGAAIPVERIHAFHERGILLEQGFGQTETSILCCLDAADALRKAGSVGRPVFHAELRVVDREAIEGHPGGWRDVAPGETGEIVVRGPITMTGYWRRPEATAEVLREDGWLRTGDLATIDAEGYVTLVGRARDLFISGGENVYPAQVEQCYAAHPAVREIAVVGEPDPRWGEVGCAYVVLAAGAALDPDGLRAWGRERLASFKVPRRWVAVAALPRTVTGKVQKHRLPAG, from the coding sequence ATGCCCCGGAACGCGCTTCACAACGCGGGCGGCTGGCTGCGCTGGCGCGCCTCGGCAACCGGCACCCGGCCCGCCGTGCGCGACGAGGCCCGCGCCCTCTCCTACGCGGAGCTCGAGGCGCGCGCCGCCCGCTGCGCCGGCTGGCTCCGCGCCCGCGGCGTCGGCCCGGGCGACCGGGTGGCGATCCTGATGAGCAACCGCTCGCCGTTCCTGGAAGCGGTCTTCGCGGCGGCCCGGCTCGGGGCGATCGCGCTCCCGCTCAACACGCGCGCGGCTCCGCCCGAGCTGCGCGAGCTCCTCGACGACGCCGAGCCCGCGGTGCTGCTCCACGACGTCGAGCTCGAGGCGCTGGCGCAGCGGGCCTGCGCCCAGGCGGAGCGGCCGCCCGAACGGCTCGCGACGGGCAGCGCTCCGGACGCCTACGAGGCCGCGCTCGCGGCGAGCGAGCCGGTCCTCGACGTCGTTCCGGTGTCGCCCGAGGACCCGATGATCCTGATGTACACCTCGGGCACCACCGGGGTTCCCAAGGGCGCCCTCCTGCCCCACCGCAAGACGCTCTTCAACTCGCTCAACGCCCAGCTCTTCTTCGACCTCTCGGGGCGCGACCGGGTGCTCGTGGTCGTACCCCTCTTCCACTCCTTCGGGCTCCAGATCCTGTCGATCCCGGCCCTCTACGCCGGCGCCAGCCTCGTGCTCCAGCGCCACTTCGACGCGGCCGCGCTCTGGGACGCCGCCGAGACCGAGCGGATCACCTTCTTCGGCGGGGTCCCGACCATGTTCGGCGAGCTCCAGAGCGCCTTCGACGCCCGCCCCGGCCGCGACCTCTCGGCGCTGCGCTTCGCCTTCACCGCCGGTGCCGCGATCCCCGTCGAGCGCATCCACGCCTTCCACGAGCGCGGGATCCTGCTCGAGCAGGGCTTCGGGCAGACGGAGACCTCGATCCTGTGCTGCCTCGACGCGGCCGACGCCCTGCGCAAGGCCGGCAGCGTCGGCCGGCCCGTCTTCCACGCCGAGCTGCGTGTGGTGGACCGGGAGGCCATCGAGGGGCATCCCGGGGGCTGGCGCGACGTCGCGCCCGGCGAGACTGGGGAGATCGTCGTGCGCGGGCCGATCACGATGACCGGCTACTGGCGAAGGCCCGAGGCCACCGCCGAGGTGCTGCGCGAGGACGGCTGGCTGCGGACCGGCGACCTGGCCACGATCGACGCCGAGGGCTACGTGACGCTCGTCGGCCGCGCCCGCGACCTCTTCATCTCGGGCGGCGAGAACGTCTACCCGGCGCAGGTGGAGCAGTGCTACGCCGCCCACCCGGCGGTCCGCGAGATCGCGGTGGTGGGCGAGCCCGACCCGCGCTGGGGCGAAGTGGGCTGCGCCTACGTCGTGCTGGCGGCGGGCGCGGCACTCGACCCCGACGGGCTCCGCGCCTGGGGGCGCGAGCGGCTCGCGTCGTTCAAGGTGCCGCGGCGCTGGGTGGCGGTAGCAGCGCTGCCGCGCACCGTCACCGGGAAGGTGCAGAAGCACCGCCTCCCGGCCGGCTGA